Proteins found in one Cyanobacteria bacterium GSL.Bin1 genomic segment:
- a CDS encoding metalloregulator ArsR/SmtB family transcription factor has protein sequence MVSSAYSSDYCARRLRLLADETRFQVLQLLREKPRYVGEINQLIPIEQSLLSHHLKILREEGLVKAQRIGKGVLYDLAPEVAQFREKGFNLGCCLLEFH, from the coding sequence ATGGTTTCTTCGGCTTATTCTTCCGACTATTGCGCTCGCCGTTTAAGGCTTCTCGCTGATGAGACGCGCTTTCAAGTGTTGCAACTGTTACGAGAGAAACCACGTTATGTCGGGGAAATCAATCAACTGATTCCTATTGAACAGAGTTTGTTATCCCATCATCTGAAAATTTTGCGAGAGGAAGGATTGGTGAAAGCCCAACGCATTGGCAAAGGTGTTTTGTATGACTTAGCGCCAGAAGTGGCTCAGTTCCGGGAAAAAGGGTTTAATCTGGGCTGTTGCTTATTGGAATTTCACTGA
- a CDS encoding solute-binding protein, translating to MTTQELIKPIGIGFLLIGVSACGNDSSTQTLTLTGSSTVAPVASEIAKAYEENHPEVEINVQTGGSSRGIADARSGVADIGMASRTLAAEESDLMAHTIARDGVTIIVHQDNPVTSLSNQQIIDIYTDKINNWQAVGGNNAPITVVHKSAGRATREVFLNFFELEPQQVVPDTIIGDNEQGIKTVAGNANAIGYVSIGAAEVNRDQGTAIQLLPLAGIEASTETLSQGQFPLSRPLNFVTNGEPTDLAQAFIEFAQSSQVHDIIQEQSFSPVSQ from the coding sequence ATGACAACCCAAGAATTGATTAAACCGATTGGCATCGGCTTCCTTTTAATCGGAGTTTCTGCTTGTGGCAATGACTCCTCAACCCAAACCTTAACTTTAACGGGATCCAGTACCGTTGCCCCGGTTGCCTCAGAAATTGCGAAAGCCTATGAAGAAAATCATCCCGAGGTGGAAATTAATGTGCAAACGGGGGGATCTTCTCGGGGAATTGCTGATGCGCGCTCAGGTGTGGCGGATATTGGCATGGCTTCCCGTACGCTCGCTGCTGAGGAATCGGACTTGATGGCGCATACTATTGCTCGGGATGGCGTTACAATCATTGTTCACCAGGATAATCCGGTTACCTCTCTCAGCAATCAACAAATTATTGATATCTACACTGACAAAATTAACAATTGGCAAGCCGTGGGGGGAAACAATGCGCCGATCACGGTGGTGCATAAATCTGCGGGTCGTGCTACCCGAGAGGTGTTTCTGAACTTTTTTGAACTAGAACCACAACAAGTGGTTCCCGATACGATTATCGGCGATAACGAACAAGGGATTAAAACGGTTGCGGGTAATGCAAACGCGATTGGATATGTCTCGATTGGTGCAGCAGAAGTGAACCGCGATCAGGGGACTGCGATTCAGTTATTGCCTCTGGCAGGAATCGAAGCCTCTACCGAAACCTTGAGTCAAGGGCAATTCCCCCTCAGTCGCCCCCTGAATTTCGTTACCAACGGTGAACCTACGGATTTAGCCCAAGCGTTTATTGAATTTGCACAATCGTCTCAAGTCCATGACATTATTCAAGAGCAATCTTTTAGCCCAGTTTCCCAGTGA
- a CDS encoding TerD family protein produces the protein MGIQLTTGQRFSLKKQVPGLNALLCGLGWELRPQKGWKKLFQPDFDLDISALCLNENGKLEKSTDVVYYGSLTHSSGAISHLGDNLTGEHTTLHATENDEDDSEINDKEQILVTLPQVPKRIKKLLIVANIYEAGPRKQNLGQVNNAYVRLVDMEHEIEIARYCLSEDDCCKSKTGIILAEIYRQTENNEQWQVEVIGQGTNVGNLQELVEQYY, from the coding sequence ATGGGAATTCAATTAACGACGGGGCAACGTTTTTCTCTCAAAAAACAAGTACCTGGCTTAAACGCATTACTTTGCGGTTTAGGTTGGGAATTAAGACCTCAAAAAGGTTGGAAAAAGTTATTTCAACCCGATTTTGATTTAGATATTTCTGCCTTATGTCTGAATGAAAATGGAAAATTGGAAAAAAGCACTGATGTTGTTTATTATGGAAGTCTAACTCATTCTTCAGGAGCAATTAGTCACTTAGGAGATAACTTAACTGGAGAACATACTACTCTTCATGCAACAGAAAATGATGAAGATGATAGTGAAATCAATGATAAAGAGCAAATTTTAGTGACATTACCACAAGTCCCAAAACGAATTAAAAAGTTGCTAATCGTTGCTAATATTTATGAAGCCGGTCCACGGAAACAAAATTTAGGACAGGTCAATAATGCCTATGTCCGATTAGTGGATATGGAACATGAAATAGAAATTGCTCGTTATTGTTTATCGGAAGATGATTGTTGTAAGTCGAAAACAGGGATTATTCTAGCTGAAATTTATCGTCAAACCGAAAATAATGAGCAATGGCAAGTGGAAGTAATCGGTCAAGGAACTAACGTCGGAAACTTACAAGAATTGGTAGAACAATATTACTAA
- a CDS encoding MarR family transcriptional regulator: MSTRFTNEAPSMAGSNTLQLFLETAQINLLISKYLANTLSERGYHSVTPAMLQFLSALECGANYASEIARQLGVSRQMVRKTVKELSQAGYLQQIQSPKRQKQIRFTAEGEALIAEAREILVQLDQNLFQEIDKNSIQKTLEQLRTIQAVLQED; encoded by the coding sequence ATGTCAACTAGGTTTACAAATGAAGCACCATCTATGGCTGGGAGTAACACCTTGCAATTATTTTTAGAAACAGCCCAGATTAATCTCCTGATCTCAAAGTACCTTGCAAATACTTTAAGTGAGAGGGGCTATCACTCAGTTACGCCAGCTATGTTACAGTTCCTGAGTGCTTTGGAATGTGGAGCGAATTATGCTTCAGAAATTGCACGACAACTTGGTGTATCTAGACAAATGGTTAGAAAAACAGTTAAGGAATTATCCCAAGCAGGTTATCTGCAACAGATTCAGAGTCCCAAACGCCAAAAGCAAATTCGATTCACAGCAGAAGGGGAAGCCTTGATTGCGGAAGCCAGAGAAATTCTTGTGCAATTAGATCAAAACCTTTTCCAAGAGATTGATAAAAATTCTATTCAGAAGACATTAGAGCAACTACGCACAATACAAGCGGTATTACAAGAAGATTAA
- a CDS encoding methyltransferase domain-containing protein encodes MIGNVHDQVKLCCLTSFKLTTESEKQLKEYSRLAAIYDQKWSFYIEATTRETLKRVTLTPTDQLLDVGCGSGTLLQRLSERYPKVNLSGIDPVSPMLEIARQRLPERVKLYQGWAQRLPFEAEQFDIIISCNMFHYLQEPVLALREMRRVLRPSGKLVITDWCHDYLTCRLLDGFLRWLNRAHFKTYGKQECVQLLKETDQVVLNVDRYKINWFWGLMTVYSVKDNEMSNPDNT; translated from the coding sequence ATGATTGGCAATGTCCATGATCAAGTGAAATTGTGCTGTTTGACTTCATTCAAATTAACAACTGAATCTGAGAAACAATTAAAGGAATACTCCCGACTGGCAGCCATCTACGATCAAAAATGGTCTTTTTATATCGAGGCAACAACCCGTGAAACCCTGAAGCGGGTGACTTTAACCCCTACTGATCAACTTCTCGATGTTGGCTGTGGAAGTGGCACTCTCTTACAACGTCTATCAGAACGTTACCCCAAAGTGAATCTGTCTGGCATCGATCCAGTCTCGCCGATGCTGGAGATCGCACGCCAAAGACTTCCTGAAAGGGTGAAACTTTACCAAGGTTGGGCCCAAAGGCTCCCTTTTGAAGCAGAGCAATTTGATATTATTATCTCATGCAATATGTTCCACTATCTTCAGGAACCGGTTCTGGCGCTGCGAGAAATGCGACGGGTTCTGCGTCCAAGCGGCAAACTTGTCATCACGGATTGGTGCCACGATTACTTAACTTGTCGCTTGCTTGATGGATTTTTACGTTGGTTGAATAGGGCACATTTCAAAACCTATGGTAAGCAGGAGTGCGTACAGTTGTTGAAGGAAACCGATCAAGTTGTCCTCAACGTAGATCGATACAAAATCAATTGGTTTTGGGGATTGATGACAGTTTATAGTGTCAAGGATAATGAAATGTCTAATCCTGATAATACTTGA